In Escherichia coli, one DNA window encodes the following:
- a CDS encoding TrbC/VirB2 family protein, whose translation MTLRTIKTAATRLIAAFSALSAVPAMAASADQAFQKGSDAINWVFLGLTGMSVVTISCAVAFIAYKMLVDGKAWHDLQRVFWAGVLLAGASGFGAYFAA comes from the coding sequence ATGACTTTACGTACTATCAAAACCGCTGCAACCCGCCTGATTGCCGCATTTTCCGCCCTGTCTGCTGTTCCAGCAATGGCGGCCAGCGCTGACCAGGCATTTCAGAAAGGCAGTGACGCCATTAACTGGGTCTTCCTCGGCCTAACTGGTATGTCAGTCGTCACTATCAGCTGTGCGGTGGCCTTTATCGCCTACAAGATGCTTGTTGACGGCAAGGCCTGGCACGATCTCCAGCGCGTGTTCTGGGCGGGTGTCCTGCTCGCCGGGGCGTCCGGGTTCGGTGCCTACTTCGCCGCCTAA
- a CDS encoding molybdopterin-dependent oxidoreductase produces MVKIISFLSLMLLSISAYSNIGDIVIDGSIANANSDKGYVITEKQFDSFPRDTIVTTTPWTPTGKKVKFKGVDLSYVLKLAGANGAKLKFHALNDYEIIVDMNDVEKYNILLATEMDGKRLQIRDFGPYFLVYPLDEHYIELNTPHYLARFIWQIDKITVLK; encoded by the coding sequence ATGGTTAAAATAATATCATTCTTATCCCTAATGCTTTTGTCAATTAGTGCATATAGCAATATTGGGGATATAGTTATAGATGGTTCAATCGCTAATGCTAACAGTGATAAAGGTTATGTGATTACTGAAAAGCAGTTTGATTCGTTCCCACGGGATACCATCGTAACGACAACACCTTGGACGCCAACCGGTAAAAAAGTAAAATTCAAGGGCGTCGACCTAAGTTATGTTTTAAAACTCGCTGGCGCTAATGGAGCAAAGCTAAAATTCCATGCTCTGAATGATTATGAAATCATTGTAGACATGAATGACGTTGAAAAATATAACATTTTATTGGCTACAGAAATGGATGGAAAAAGGCTTCAAATAAGGGATTTTGGACCTTATTTTTTGGTATATCCTTTAGATGAACATTATATTGAGCTTAACACGCCACACTATCTTGCACGGTTCATTTGGCAGATAGACAAAATTACGGTGCTCAAATGA
- a CDS encoding VirB3 family type IV secretion system protein, whose product MTILNKALTRPAALWGVPLVPLLFTLCILTLAAVWSRFYWLLLLLIPAFIELRRLAKEDIHFFDLKLLAFKTRGNRAATRHFGTKALVANQYDAIDVTEFIKHMRLNESIPLSRYLPWSSHLHEQVVKNKKGDFVSTWEIGGIIFECEDEHYLATLDMQLNNVIRSFEGLPVTFYTHLVSDEFTDTLECESGIPFSDEIARLFYASREGKPFYQRRLFFTVCFNPHTGIERATMKQKSLGERKTLLDNALQVMQEHRQAIGTALSRYAARPLGTYEENGHVFSSQLAFYNFLITGRWQKVRVTRTPFYDVLGGTDIFPSTDIGQVSHTDGQSYFRGLEIKDYSTETITGLYDSLLYARCRYVFTQSYTCMGKDEARGCIRTIEKRLKSAEDDAISQQEDLKVARDMLQSGIISFGKYHQTLIVSAPTSEQVIRDTNTLADTLKDLGFIMTLSRESLSAAYLAQLPGVYHLRPRLVPVSSLNYAEMVSFHNFHPHKRDGNAWGEAIAVVPTPSGGCQYVNLHNSQADVDEFSEKPPGNTMLLGSTGTGKSTLLMMFQHLMQKYRRPESFAPGATKKRFTSVVFDKDRSAEMSIRLQGGSYFRFRSGEKTGLNPFALAPTKRNRNFLKKLMRMMCTRDGKPLDPRDEERLSEAVDTIMLDYPPELRRNGITRMLEVLHEAPTKDARMNGLRIRLQQWAQGGEFGWVFDNDVDTFDIDNIDNFGIDGTEFLNDKDVRSPLTFYLLYRVTSLLDGRRLVIFMDEFWKWLQDPEFSKFALDMLKVIRKLNGIFFPATQSPEEMCKHEISAAIIEQCSTRIFMANQQAKEYDYVDMLRVPKAVYDIVTTLDPYARQMVIMKSPLRRGDVRPYIAQITLDLSGLGRYTKLLSASADNLKIFDEIWQEGMKPEDWKDEMLRRAV is encoded by the coding sequence ATGACCATCCTCAACAAGGCGCTGACCCGACCGGCGGCGCTGTGGGGGGTCCCGCTTGTCCCCCTGCTGTTCACCCTGTGCATCCTTACCCTGGCGGCCGTCTGGTCACGTTTTTACTGGCTTCTCCTGCTTCTCATACCTGCCTTTATCGAGCTGAGACGGCTGGCAAAAGAGGACATTCATTTCTTTGACCTGAAGTTGCTGGCGTTTAAAACGCGTGGCAACCGCGCGGCGACCCGGCATTTCGGGACAAAGGCGCTTGTCGCAAACCAGTACGACGCCATAGACGTTACGGAGTTTATAAAACATATGCGGCTCAACGAGAGTATCCCGCTGTCCCGCTATCTCCCCTGGTCTTCCCACCTGCACGAGCAGGTGGTGAAGAACAAAAAAGGTGACTTTGTCAGCACCTGGGAGATCGGCGGTATCATTTTTGAATGCGAGGATGAACATTACCTCGCCACCCTGGACATGCAGCTCAACAACGTTATCCGCTCCTTTGAGGGGCTACCCGTTACCTTCTATACCCATCTGGTGAGCGACGAATTTACCGACACGCTTGAATGTGAATCCGGGATTCCGTTTTCAGATGAAATCGCGCGTCTGTTTTACGCCTCCCGCGAGGGCAAACCTTTCTACCAGCGTCGCCTCTTCTTCACCGTCTGCTTCAATCCGCACACCGGCATTGAGCGGGCGACCATGAAACAGAAGTCCCTGGGCGAACGTAAAACCCTGCTCGACAATGCCCTGCAGGTGATGCAGGAGCACCGGCAAGCGATTGGCACGGCGCTGTCACGCTACGCGGCGCGGCCGCTTGGCACTTATGAGGAGAACGGGCACGTGTTCTCCTCCCAGCTGGCGTTTTACAACTTTCTGATCACCGGCAGGTGGCAGAAAGTCCGCGTCACCCGCACGCCGTTTTATGACGTGCTGGGCGGCACGGATATTTTCCCTTCCACCGACATTGGCCAGGTCAGCCACACCGACGGCCAGAGCTACTTTCGCGGGCTGGAAATCAAGGATTACAGCACTGAAACCATCACCGGGCTGTATGACTCGCTTCTTTATGCCCGCTGCCGGTACGTGTTCACGCAGTCCTATACCTGCATGGGTAAGGATGAAGCGCGGGGCTGCATCCGCACCATCGAGAAACGCCTGAAGTCTGCCGAGGATGATGCGATCTCCCAGCAGGAAGACCTGAAGGTCGCCCGCGACATGCTTCAGTCCGGCATTATTTCATTCGGGAAATATCACCAGACGCTTATTGTCAGCGCCCCAACCAGCGAGCAGGTTATCCGGGACACCAACACCCTGGCGGATACCCTGAAGGATCTCGGTTTCATCATGACCCTGTCCCGCGAGTCGCTGTCGGCGGCGTATCTCGCGCAGTTGCCGGGTGTGTATCACCTGCGCCCGCGTCTGGTGCCGGTGAGCAGCCTCAACTACGCCGAAATGGTGTCGTTTCACAACTTTCACCCGCACAAGCGGGACGGGAATGCCTGGGGGGAGGCGATTGCCGTTGTTCCGACCCCGTCCGGGGGATGTCAGTACGTGAATCTGCACAACAGCCAGGCCGATGTTGACGAGTTCAGCGAGAAGCCGCCGGGTAACACCATGCTGCTCGGCAGTACCGGGACGGGGAAATCGACCCTGCTGATGATGTTCCAGCATCTGATGCAGAAATACCGGCGTCCTGAGTCGTTTGCGCCGGGGGCGACGAAAAAGCGCTTCACCTCGGTGGTCTTTGATAAAGACCGTTCGGCGGAAATGTCGATACGCCTCCAGGGCGGCTCGTACTTCCGTTTCCGTTCAGGCGAGAAGACCGGCCTTAACCCGTTTGCGCTCGCTCCAACGAAACGTAACCGCAACTTCCTCAAGAAGCTGATGCGAATGATGTGCACAAGGGACGGCAAACCGCTCGACCCGCGCGATGAAGAACGCCTCAGCGAGGCAGTGGACACCATCATGCTGGACTACCCGCCTGAGCTTCGTCGCAACGGCATCACCCGCATGCTGGAAGTGCTGCATGAAGCCCCGACGAAGGACGCACGGATGAACGGGCTGCGCATCCGTCTCCAGCAGTGGGCGCAGGGCGGGGAGTTTGGCTGGGTGTTTGATAATGACGTGGACACCTTTGATATCGACAATATTGATAATTTCGGCATCGACGGCACGGAGTTCCTGAACGACAAAGACGTGCGCAGCCCGCTCACCTTCTACCTGCTCTACCGCGTGACCAGCCTCCTCGATGGCCGCCGCCTGGTCATTTTCATGGATGAATTCTGGAAATGGCTTCAGGACCCGGAGTTTTCAAAATTCGCCCTCGACATGCTGAAGGTCATTCGAAAGCTCAACGGCATTTTCTTCCCGGCCACGCAGTCGCCGGAGGAGATGTGCAAGCACGAGATCTCGGCGGCCATTATCGAGCAGTGTAGTACCCGCATCTTCATGGCGAACCAGCAGGCGAAGGAGTACGACTACGTGGACATGCTGCGGGTGCCGAAAGCGGTTTACGACATCGTGACCACCCTCGACCCCTACGCCCGCCAGATGGTGATCATGAAATCTCCGCTGCGGCGTGGTGACGTGCGCCCGTATATCGCACAAATCACCCTCGACCTCTCCGGGCTAGGTCGCTACACGAAGCTGCTCAGCGCCAGTGCGGACAACCTGAAAATTTTTGACGAGATCTGGCAGGAGGGTATGAAGCCGGAAGACTGGAAAGACGAAATGCTGAGACGTGCCGTTTAA
- the tet(A) gene encoding tetracycline efflux MFS transporter Tet(A) — protein sequence MKPNRPLIVILSTVALDAVGIGLIMPVLPGLLRDLVHSNDVTAHYGILLALYALMQFACAPVLGALSDRFGRRPVLLVSLAGAAVDYAIMATAPFLWVLYIGRIVAGITGATGAVAGAYIADITDGDERARHFGFMSACFGFGMVAGPVLGGLMGGFSPHAPFFAAAALNGLNFLTGCFLLPESHKGERRPLRREALNPLASFRWARGMTVVAALMAVFFIMQLVGQVPAALWVIFGEDRFHWDATTIGISLAAFGILHSLAQAMITGPVAARLGERRALMLGMIADGTGYILLAFATRGWMAFPIMVLLASGGIGMPALQAMLSRQVDEERQGQLQGSLAALTSLTSIVGPLLFTAIYAASITTWNGWAWIAGAALYLLCLPALRRGLWSGAGQRADR from the coding sequence GTGAAACCCAACAGACCCCTGATCGTAATTCTGAGCACTGTCGCGCTCGACGCTGTCGGCATCGGCCTGATTATGCCGGTGCTGCCGGGCCTCCTGCGCGATCTGGTTCACTCGAACGACGTCACCGCCCACTATGGCATTCTGCTGGCGCTGTATGCGTTGATGCAATTTGCCTGCGCACCTGTGCTGGGCGCGCTGTCGGATCGTTTCGGGCGGCGGCCGGTCTTGCTCGTCTCGCTGGCCGGCGCTGCTGTCGACTACGCCATCATGGCGACGGCGCCTTTCCTTTGGGTTCTCTATATCGGGCGGATCGTGGCCGGCATCACCGGGGCGACTGGGGCGGTAGCCGGCGCTTATATTGCCGATATCACTGATGGCGATGAGCGCGCGCGGCACTTCGGCTTCATGAGCGCCTGTTTCGGGTTCGGGATGGTCGCGGGACCTGTGCTCGGTGGGCTGATGGGCGGTTTCTCCCCCCACGCTCCGTTCTTCGCCGCGGCAGCCTTGAACGGCCTCAATTTCCTGACGGGCTGTTTCCTTTTGCCGGAGTCGCACAAAGGCGAACGCCGGCCGTTACGCCGGGAGGCTCTCAACCCGCTCGCTTCGTTCCGGTGGGCCCGGGGCATGACCGTCGTCGCCGCCCTGATGGCGGTCTTCTTCATCATGCAACTTGTCGGACAGGTGCCGGCCGCGCTTTGGGTCATTTTCGGCGAGGATCGCTTTCACTGGGACGCGACCACGATCGGCATTTCGCTTGCCGCATTTGGCATTCTGCATTCACTCGCCCAGGCAATGATCACCGGCCCTGTAGCCGCCCGGCTCGGCGAAAGGCGGGCACTCATGCTCGGAATGATTGCCGACGGCACAGGCTACATCCTGCTTGCCTTCGCGACACGGGGATGGATGGCGTTCCCGATCATGGTCCTGCTTGCTTCGGGTGGCATCGGAATGCCGGCGCTGCAAGCAATGTTGTCCAGGCAGGTGGATGAGGAACGTCAGGGGCAGCTGCAAGGCTCACTGGCGGCGCTCACCAGCCTGACCTCGATCGTCGGACCCCTCCTCTTCACGGCGATCTATGCGGCTTCTATAACAACGTGGAACGGGTGGGCATGGATTGCAGGCGCTGCCCTCTACTTGCTCTGCCTGCCGGCGCTGCGTCGCGGGCTTTGGAGCGGCGCAGGGCAACGAGCCGATCGCTGA
- a CDS encoding ATP-binding response regulator, with product MKKNFFIILVALLLLIAFTVSSVVKYTSLLSEKNLYTVAGTQENYGFSVAKFIIQLNELYTLINSDNTIDDVRLKFDILYSRLNVIYVKSEATAPLYKQQGYEETIDSINKKLEDIDGLLSHNHPDYKKISTIIADIKPLTKTVTNLADMAEIAQRNDALKDFRSKRQQLWTLLFITGGLISLLLFVLFIYISKINRLLLSERAAFASKNAFLGMVGHELRTSLQAIVSIIDVVTNNLSGGIKSGQIERLETAVSKMERQLNDLAEFAKIDNGSVEIKNTYNSLQAIVTNAVQDCIAIYEKKDVTVKIKNNNDAVIFTDALRLNQVIENLTSNAIKYTERGEVNVDYFIEKGKVLNIVISDTGKGIPKDKLKFIFKPFTRVVDSKSTVPGFGMGLAIVAGIIRLLKGTIHISSEVNVGTTVTVRIPIKLGDSSLATAEVSASAPGDVFGVLSLLVIDDNEMACSSLSSLLTNAGYIVEATTSPERALEKLLRKPYDVVLSDLQMPGMTGDELYATVSSSQNPNRSTPFIFISAYSDAHSIGQAPLLTKPVRLKDINLKIHEVMSNQGRVKSE from the coding sequence ATGAAAAAAAATTTCTTTATCATTTTGGTTGCTCTGCTTTTGTTGATAGCATTCACTGTGTCTAGTGTTGTTAAGTACACCAGTCTTTTATCGGAGAAAAATTTATACACCGTCGCTGGCACCCAAGAAAACTACGGTTTCTCAGTGGCAAAATTCATTATACAGTTGAATGAGCTTTACACGCTAATCAATAGCGATAATACTATTGACGATGTTAGGCTTAAATTCGATATCCTTTATTCTCGTTTGAATGTTATTTATGTAAAGAGTGAGGCGACTGCACCTCTATATAAACAGCAAGGCTATGAAGAAACAATTGATTCGATAAACAAAAAGCTTGAAGACATAGACGGGCTGCTTTCGCATAATCACCCTGATTATAAAAAAATAAGTACAATCATAGCTGATATAAAACCGCTAACTAAAACCGTTACAAATCTTGCTGATATGGCTGAAATAGCACAAAGGAATGACGCTCTTAAAGATTTCAGGAGCAAACGTCAGCAGTTATGGACTCTGCTTTTTATTACAGGTGGGTTGATTTCCTTACTTCTTTTTGTCCTATTTATTTACATAAGTAAAATTAACCGATTGTTACTATCAGAACGGGCTGCTTTTGCCAGTAAAAATGCATTTTTAGGTATGGTAGGCCATGAACTCAGAACATCTTTACAGGCAATAGTGTCTATCATTGATGTCGTAACCAATAATCTGAGTGGAGGGATTAAATCTGGTCAGATAGAACGACTTGAAACTGCTGTTTCGAAAATGGAGCGCCAGTTAAATGATTTGGCTGAATTTGCAAAAATTGACAACGGATCTGTAGAGATAAAAAACACCTATAATAGCTTGCAAGCAATTGTTACTAACGCTGTGCAGGATTGCATTGCTATTTATGAAAAAAAGGATGTCACAGTTAAAATAAAAAACAATAATGATGCAGTGATTTTTACAGATGCTCTACGCCTTAATCAAGTAATTGAAAACTTAACCAGTAACGCTATTAAGTACACTGAGCGCGGGGAAGTTAATGTAGATTACTTTATAGAAAAAGGTAAGGTATTAAATATTGTCATTTCTGATACCGGAAAGGGAATCCCTAAAGACAAACTAAAGTTCATATTTAAACCATTTACACGAGTTGTAGATTCGAAATCCACTGTACCTGGATTTGGGATGGGACTTGCTATTGTTGCAGGGATAATCAGACTATTAAAAGGTACTATTCATATATCTAGTGAAGTAAATGTAGGTACAACTGTTACAGTGAGAATACCTATCAAGTTGGGAGATAGCAGCCTTGCAACAGCTGAGGTATCTGCTTCAGCTCCCGGAGATGTCTTCGGCGTTCTTAGCTTGCTTGTTATTGATGATAATGAAATGGCCTGTTCGTCTCTTTCCAGTCTGCTTACTAATGCTGGATACATTGTCGAGGCTACAACCTCGCCTGAACGAGCCCTGGAAAAGCTTCTGCGTAAACCTTATGACGTTGTCCTGAGTGATTTACAAATGCCAGGCATGACAGGTGATGAGCTGTATGCAACTGTTAGTAGCAGTCAGAATCCTAATCGATCCACGCCTTTCATATTCATCAGCGCATACAGTGATGCACACTCTATCGGACAGGCTCCTTTGTTAACTAAACCTGTCAGGTTAAAAGATATAAACCTTAAAATACATGAGGTTATGTCAAATCAAGGACGAGTCAAAAGTGAGTAG
- a CDS encoding helix-turn-helix domain-containing protein has translation MLEMFEKIEKKYWQDKIKKISKFRVIKMQDLDDAKVIEVLAKVLTKKGISKVKHNSYISKVLQITTSAGYKKLNGATKWEVQQLIKVVQSVGMDMIEFFRIYYEDNKEIQDAIWNDGRSEHSCKVCLYPEGSEVNTEYSALKVADQWNIFPTNDLKDELLYESKRSIESIVINPKVISSTKYRIALLDDDANITESLKEILSNDYYQVDTYDNLKKLTQAVATNPYDAYVLDWIIGDETSFKLVKAIRSSKNKNAMIIVLTGQLSGIKDDEIVKSIHDYDIVGPYEKPIKSGIIKSNIEKYFAR, from the coding sequence ATGTTGGAGATGTTTGAAAAAATTGAAAAAAAATACTGGCAGGATAAAATCAAGAAAATCTCCAAATTCAGAGTAATAAAAATGCAAGATCTCGATGATGCAAAAGTGATAGAGGTACTGGCGAAGGTATTGACCAAAAAAGGTATTTCCAAGGTAAAGCACAATAGTTACATAAGTAAGGTGCTACAGATCACTACATCAGCGGGCTATAAGAAGTTGAATGGTGCGACCAAGTGGGAGGTTCAGCAACTCATAAAAGTAGTCCAATCCGTTGGCATGGATATGATTGAGTTTTTCCGTATTTATTATGAGGATAATAAAGAAATTCAAGATGCGATCTGGAACGATGGCCGCAGTGAACACTCTTGTAAGGTATGCCTCTATCCTGAAGGTTCGGAAGTAAACACAGAATACTCAGCACTGAAAGTAGCTGACCAATGGAACATTTTTCCGACAAATGATTTAAAAGATGAACTGCTTTATGAATCAAAACGAAGCATAGAAAGTATTGTCATAAATCCAAAGGTAATTAGCAGCACTAAGTATCGAATTGCACTACTTGATGACGATGCTAATATCACCGAAAGCTTAAAAGAAATCCTTTCGAACGATTATTATCAAGTAGATACTTATGATAACTTGAAAAAACTTACTCAAGCTGTCGCAACAAATCCGTATGACGCATATGTTTTGGACTGGATCATCGGTGATGAAACAAGCTTTAAGTTGGTTAAAGCTATAAGGTCGTCAAAAAATAAAAATGCAATGATAATCGTTCTTACAGGTCAACTATCTGGTATAAAAGATGATGAAATTGTAAAGTCAATTCATGATTATGACATTGTGGGACCATACGAAAAGCCGATTAAATCAGGCATCATCAAATCTAACATTGAAAAATATTTCGCCAGATAG
- a CDS encoding cysteine hydrolase family protein has protein sequence MLFPNFSLGEEYEHAPPATNRQISPYLPSGRFRTGLPVEGLAIERGDLFYACPRASVFYGTALDADLRTRGVSTLVMAGISTTGVVLSSVAWASDADYDVRLVQDCCYDPDRDAHEALLRSGFGGRVQVV, from the coding sequence GTGCTGTTCCCCAACTTTTCGCTCGGCGAAGAGTATGAACATGCGCCGCCGGCGACGAATCGCCAAATCTCACCGTATCTCCCGAGCGGACGATTTCGCACCGGTCTGCCCGTCGAAGGGCTTGCGATCGAACGGGGCGACCTTTTCTATGCATGTCCGCGAGCCAGCGTCTTTTATGGCACGGCGCTCGACGCCGACCTTCGGACGCGCGGCGTAAGCACGCTTGTCATGGCCGGGATAAGCACCACCGGCGTTGTTCTTTCAAGCGTCGCCTGGGCTAGTGATGCGGACTACGACGTGCGTTTGGTCCAGGACTGCTGCTACGACCCGGATCGGGATGCCCACGAAGCTCTGTTGCGTTCCGGGTTCGGCGGACGTGTACAGGTCGTGTAA
- a CDS encoding DMT family transporter — protein MSLRTPDLLFTAIAPAIWGSTYIVTTQYLPNFSPMTVAMLRALPAGLLLVMIVRQIPTGIWWMRIFILGALNISLFWSLLFISVYRLPGGVAATVGAVQPLMVVFISAALLGSPIRLMAVLGAICGTAGVALLVLTPNAALDPVGVAAGLAGAVSMAFGTVLTRKWQPPVPLLTFTAWQLAAGGLLLVPVALVFDPPIPMPTGTNVLGLAWLGLIGAGLTYFLWFRGISRLEPTVVSLLGFLSPGTAVLLGWLFLDQTLSALQIIGVLLVIGSIWLGQRSNRTPRARIACRKSP, from the coding sequence ATGTCATTACGCACGCCCGATTTATTGTTCACAGCGATAGCACCTGCCATTTGGGGCAGCACCTACATTGTCACCACCCAATACCTGCCGAACTTCTCACCGATGACGGTCGCGATGCTGCGGGCGTTGCCGGCGGGTTTATTGCTCGTGATGATCGTCCGACAGATTCCAACGGGAATCTGGTGGATGCGCATCTTCATCCTCGGCGCACTTAATATTTCGCTATTCTGGAGCTTGTTGTTTATTTCGGTCTACCGCCTGCCGGGCGGGGTCGCGGCGACGGTAGGCGCTGTGCAGCCGCTGATGGTCGTGTTCATCTCTGCCGCTCTGCTAGGTAGCCCGATACGATTGATGGCGGTCCTGGGGGCTATTTGCGGAACTGCGGGCGTGGCGCTGTTGGTGTTGACACCAAACGCAGCGCTAGATCCTGTCGGCGTCGCAGCGGGCCTGGCGGGGGCGGTTTCCATGGCGTTCGGAACCGTGCTGACCCGCAAGTGGCAACCTCCCGTGCCTCTGCTCACCTTTACCGCCTGGCAACTGGCGGCCGGAGGACTTCTGCTCGTTCCAGTAGCTTTAGTGTTTGATCCGCCAATCCCGATGCCTACAGGAACCAATGTTCTCGGCCTGGCGTGGCTCGGCCTGATCGGAGCGGGTTTAACCTACTTCCTTTGGTTCCGGGGGATCTCGCGACTCGAACCTACAGTTGTTTCCTTACTGGGCTTTCTCAGCCCGGGGACCGCCGTGTTGCTAGGATGGTTGTTCTTGGATCAGACGCTGAGTGCGCTTCAAATCATCGGCGTCCTGCTCGTGATCGGGAGTATCTGGCTGGGCCAACGTTCCAACCGCACTCCTAGGGCGCGTATAGCTTGCCGGAAGTCGCCTTGA
- a CDS encoding lytic transglycosylase domain-containing protein — MLTTAALFQLAMQCAPAVHPDTIHDITRTESGLNPYAIAEIVPVKGGRSRVISHLPSSKDEALKIVEAIKQKKHRYSVGLMQITSTNFPQFGVSAESMFNPCDNMTVAAKIITDCYQRGGTLQRALSCYYSGNFETGQRPESAFGNTSYVQRIGYVVPSTRAEQQTASPSSGEAPAVPSDNTVYPDSVIRGVIPAPDTTPTSIAAYPPHVVRGGLAVSSD, encoded by the coding sequence ATGTTAACCACTGCCGCGTTGTTTCAGCTCGCAATGCAGTGTGCTCCCGCCGTTCACCCCGATACCATCCACGACATCACCCGCACCGAATCCGGCTTAAATCCATATGCCATCGCTGAGATTGTCCCGGTAAAGGGCGGCAGGAGCCGCGTGATTTCTCATCTGCCTTCGTCGAAAGACGAGGCGCTAAAAATTGTGGAGGCCATAAAGCAGAAAAAGCACCGTTATTCAGTAGGGCTGATGCAGATAACCAGCACCAACTTCCCGCAGTTCGGCGTAAGCGCCGAATCCATGTTTAACCCCTGTGACAACATGACTGTTGCCGCGAAAATCATCACCGACTGCTATCAACGAGGAGGAACATTACAGCGCGCCCTGAGCTGCTATTACTCAGGCAACTTTGAAACCGGCCAGCGCCCGGAAAGCGCGTTCGGCAACACAAGCTACGTACAGCGTATTGGCTACGTTGTGCCCTCAACGCGGGCAGAACAGCAGACAGCATCTCCCTCATCCGGGGAAGCGCCTGCCGTCCCGTCCGACAACACTGTTTACCCGGATAGCGTCATACGCGGCGTAATTCCGGCACCCGACACCACCCCGACCAGCATCGCTGCTTATCCGCCACATGTCGTGCGCGGCGGCCTCGCTGTGTCTTCTGATTAA
- a CDS encoding tyrosine-type recombinase/integrase encodes MILIPDDEPELSLPAASEEFLPALSGENAPVSPARAYLLSLNSHRSRQTMASFLNIVAVMLGAASLESCSWGSLRRHHVMAVTELLRDTGRATATVNTYLSALKGVAKEAWMLRLMDVESFQHIRAVRNLRGSRLPSGRALPQGEIRALFAVCEADRSCLGARDAAMLAVILGCGLRRSEVVSLDLRDVVTQDRALRVLGKGNKERLAYVPAGAWQRLQIWIDEIRGETPGPLFTRIRRFGDVTLNRLTDQAVYHILQVRQGQAGITKCSPHDLRRTFATAMLDNGEDLITVKDAMGHASVTTTQQYDRRGEQRLQDARDRLNLI; translated from the coding sequence ATGATCCTGATTCCCGATGACGAACCGGAGCTGAGTCTGCCCGCAGCCAGTGAGGAATTCCTGCCGGCGCTGTCAGGTGAGAATGCCCCGGTCAGCCCGGCCCGGGCCTACCTGCTTTCACTCAATTCCCACCGCAGCCGGCAGACCATGGCCTCGTTCCTGAACATCGTCGCCGTTATGCTCGGAGCTGCCTCCCTGGAGTCCTGCAGCTGGGGCAGCCTGCGGCGCCATCACGTGATGGCCGTGACCGAACTGCTGCGCGACACCGGCCGGGCCACCGCCACCGTCAACACCTATCTTTCGGCACTCAAGGGCGTGGCGAAGGAAGCCTGGATGCTCCGGCTCATGGATGTGGAGAGCTTCCAGCATATCCGGGCGGTCCGTAACCTGCGCGGCAGTCGGCTGCCCAGCGGTCGGGCGCTGCCCCAGGGGGAGATCCGCGCCCTGTTTGCCGTCTGTGAAGCCGATCGCAGCTGCCTCGGGGCGCGGGATGCAGCGATGCTGGCGGTCATTCTCGGCTGCGGCCTGCGACGATCCGAAGTAGTGAGCCTGGATTTGCGTGACGTTGTCACTCAGGACCGTGCGCTTAGAGTGCTGGGTAAGGGAAACAAGGAGCGACTGGCATATGTCCCGGCCGGTGCCTGGCAGCGGCTGCAGATCTGGATCGATGAGATCCGGGGCGAGACCCCGGGCCCGCTGTTCACACGCATCCGTCGTTTCGGGGATGTGACTCTAAACCGGCTAACCGACCAGGCGGTGTACCATATCCTGCAGGTGCGCCAGGGTCAGGCCGGCATCACGAAATGTTCTCCACACGATCTGAGGCGAACCTTCGCCACCGCGATGCTGGATAACGGGGAGGATTTAATTACCGTGAAGGATGCGATGGGCCACGCGAGCGTCACCACCACCCAGCAGTATGACCGTCGCGGGGAGCAACGCCTGCAGGACGCGCGGGATAGACTCAACCTTATTTAG